tTTAACTTCAAACTGCTGGTGAGTAATCCGCACTGGAAACGTGCAGCTTCAAGCAGATACTTGGAGCTTTAAAGGTGTGTAGCTGACTGTTCAAAAAGTGGTGCTAAAGCGTTCCTGGGTTACACACAGGATGTTGGCAGCTAGTGGTTCAGGAGGGTGATGGATCAAACACCCAGCTGACTGTAGCTTGTGGTACAGCAATGTGTGTAGTCATGCTCCAAGTGCAAGAGCTGGACGATACTGAATAGCAGATACCTAAAAATTTAAGCATGACCTTGAAAAGGAAGTGGAATTACGTTAATTTTGATATTTTCCCTATTCTTGCATGAAATTGTTTACATTTGATGACTAACTCCTCTTTTACCGAATGTCTGTGTTGGTACTGAGATTTATTCAGGAATTAAAATGCATGTATATGCTGTATTTACTACTTTATATATAGAACAGTCCCACTTGGTCCTGTCCATTCGCATGTGGATTTTAAGTGGTATTTTAAATGGGGCACTGGTATTTGCAAATGCTCAGTACCAATCTGATACTAAATTCTGGTGTGGGGATGTCTTAACTGTAGTGAGTGGGTTTGTGCCTTCCCTTTCAATATAGGACACATCCAGTAACATGCTGTTCTTGGCATGAACATGAAACACATCCTACTGACTATTTGCAAATGTCACCTGCCTTATTTCCTGTTGCTACCTTTAGTCATTAGGTTTTTGCTTGTTCTCTCAGTAAAACATATGGAGCCAAGATATTCTAGACCACAGGCTAAGCTTACATTTCACAATAGCAACACCATTTTGTTTGATATGATTGGTTGTTTACTAGAAATTATGGTAAACACTCaggttgcttttttttttttttttttcccctcggTGAGGTCTCTGGGAAGGCTAACAGCTTCCCATAAGTGAAAATGTCAcgttttcttctgttttgctttgTCTGATTCTTGTAATGTGGTGATTTTGGTGCTCCCCTGGTCCTGAGCTGCACCCTGTTTCCATGCATTCTCTCATCACCAGATATGAAACCTCCGACAGACGCCCCGGGGCACAGTCCCTTCACCAAGCGGCAGCCCTACCAACCCGCCTCCACTGCCTCCTCTATGATGGACGCCTTCCTGCAGGATAAAGCCCTGCCCCCCTCCACCGCCTCATCCCTGCCCTCTCAGACCACCCCTTCTGCTTCATTGGCCCAGAGTGTGTCTGCCCCACACTCGAAGCCGTCAGGCCCTGCCCCAAGCCAACAGATGTCCCCAGGACCCGCAGACCCCCAGGCCTCTAGCCCCCTACCCCTTCAGCAACATAAGCTCAAACAGCAGAAGAAAAGAACCTCCATCACGACCAAGGTTGGATGCGCACGAGCCCTTCACATGACCGTATGGTACACCATATTGGCAAAGTGAAATGTCTTACCTGTTAATTCTGCCATGTACAGAATGTCATATAGATGTACCCCATAGTTTTGATTAGTTCGCTTTAGTATTAATTTTAAGTTTAGCTGTGCTTGTTTAACCTTTCAAATGCATTATTCATCATGGAAGCAGGAGACTAAGTAGCACAGTTAGTTAAACTTGAAATTAAAGTTGGTGTGCTCAGTAGTTCAGTGGCATAACTCTGCCAATCAGTTGATTTGAAGTTCTATGGAGTTTTTATTTGCATTGTATATAGTGAAGTGCTTTCTGTTATGGCAGATTCCTGCTTTAGCGGTGGAGATGCCGGCCTCGGCGGATATATCCGGACTCAACCTACAGTTTGGAGCGTTACAGTTCGGCTCAGAGCCCGTCCTGCCTGAGTATGATACCGCAGCGGTGGTCGCCACCACCACGACCTGCAACCCTGCCCAGAACAACCTCTACACGAGTGCCAACAGGTCTCTACATTTCTCCCCTTTACATTCTTGTTTAATTTGGGTCTCGTTGATATCGACATTTGTCTGCAACACAGTCGGAAGTTTGCATGCTGATACAGGTGCCAATCTTTTGCACTCTCTCAGTGAGCAGACTCCAACCCTGCCCAACCCCACCCAGATGGAGCTCTATGAGCAGAGAGGTGGCCAGACGAGACGATATCCCCCCTCAGTCTCCTCATCCCCACAGAAAGACATGCAGCCCAAGGTAAAACCTCACACGCTCACGCTTGAATATGTTTCAGAAGATCTTTTTAGATACAGACATATAACACAACAAAACCCAGAGTTGATTTTGGTGTGCATGTAGTTGATCCGTGTGGTTTGTAGATCTTATACACATGAGGTGAAGTGGTATATCGGTGTCCGCTGAGGGTGCACTAGGCTTTGAGCTTATATCGCACAAGCTGTAGTTTTACAGAAAAAAGATCACCATAAGTCTGAGCTAGTGTCCCACTTTCACCAAGGAGGGTTCTTTAAGATGTGCTAGCTGACCAATCACTTTATCAGGATATGTGAATTGATCGCACAGGCCTGACCTCTTCTGGGCCAGGTCATGGGTAGTAAACAGCTTGTAGACCTGCAGAAAAGTGGGGTGTTATTCTCGCCTATACCAAAAATTTATAAATCTAACCTCCCTCTCATAGTTTGTGATCCTAAAACTTCAGAGTCTCAAGGAATGAACTGAAGGATATTTTCATTTCTGTTCATTGTATTGGACATTGAAATAAGTGAATCTTAATTAATTTGATGTTAATTATAACCGTGGTATTCATTAATGACTGGTCTAACCAGCTTTGCTTAAAGTTAATGAACTTTTATTATGGATTTTTTTTAAACCTACAGAATGGGTTCAGTTCAATACAGACAACGCAGTCTCTGGAAGGTAAGCTACCCTGCTGCTTTTAAGAAGTGTTTTTAGAGTGATTTTTCTGTGCTCCTCAAGCAGGGTGATGTACATGTACTTCCCTTAATTGTTCCTGTCTAGCTGCAGCAGGCTCTGCAGTGTCCGCGAAGCCTGCGTCCGACCCTGTTGTACCTTCCACTGTGTCAAACATGGCCTCATTGGCAGACCCACAGTCTGGTCCAGCCTCTCTGCTGACCACATCCAATCAGACGCCACTTGCTTCTCTTGGACATGAAGACCCCTCCAGTTCAATTGCACCTCCACGACACAAGTAAGATGTTTTCAATTTGTTAAGtgtaaaaaagattttttttaaaaggTGCCGGTGTGATTGTGTtcccctctgcctctctctctcagctcacTACCCACCCAGCAGAACAATTTGGCTCCGTCCTCAGTCCACACATCTAATACAAGTCTACTGGTGAGTCTTTCTACATACATACCAGTTTTAATTTCTCTTCCTCTGCATTCTGAAGGCAGTTGGCTGAGGTGTTCAGAGTAGTTTGTTGACTGGGCTAAAGGAGTACTATTGATAGTCATTTCCCTTCATTGTCCTGTACTCGTTTGCCACCTCCTCTCCATTATTTCTCATGATGATGCTTTTTCCACCATGctcctgctttaaaaaaatatatatatatttttgtgctTCTGTCACCTGccttcatcttttttttttttgtctactCCCTTAGCATCCAAATGTGGATGGGGACTCCGGTCTGCACTCGTCCTCCTTCCCCTCGGTCTCCTCCGTGCCTCCTTCCTCAGTCTCCTCCGCGGCTCCCGCCTCTCACAGCACCCCTGTTCCTCCTCCTTCCTCGACTAATGCCGCCTCTGTCCAGTCCACGCTGGGTCCCGTCAGTGGTTTGACCATGGGTCTCAGCTCTGCGGGTGGCGTAGCGTCCATCGTGCCACCCGCAGTTGCCgcagcctcctcttcctcgttaGCTTCGGCTACTGCCGCACCTTCATCAGCTTCATCGCGCAGTACGGCTGCCTCAGGTAACAATTTGGCAGGAGCAGTTGATGGGGCAACGTGCATTTACCGTGGTGTTTCATACATGTAGTTGACATGCTATAAACCTCATACTTAAGTCCTGTCCTTCAAATATAAACCCTGCATAAGCAAAAAGGGCTTTTAAATTGATCCAGTTCCCAAAATCCTAGACGGTTATGTAAAGGTCTTGACTGATTCAATATTTTTACGACCAACATTTAGAAAAACCAACCAATGTTCTTGCCCAGGAAGTATTAACATGGACCTCCAAAGCCATAACTTTTTTTGCAGGTATTGTGAAGAACAAAATGACTTGGACAAGTTGTTAGTTAGCTCTGCACATTTCATTCTGGACTGTTTCTCAAGCCTTAAACATTACGAGAAGGCTTCACTTAACTAGGCTCAATTCGATTCAGCAATATTTTGTGAATGTTAAACCCAGTGTTAAACTGATACATTTGAGTGCagtatttaatacatccagcAGCATCTCAAAGAATAAGCAAGGGGCTTtaggaaaaataaaataaaaaataattaacCTTGTAAAAACCCAAGTTGGTTTTAAAATTGGTATTCTCCCCTTTGATTGTAGTTTTGGTCTTTTAGTTATTtattgttaaataaataaatagttacTTTATGCATGTTTCTTTAAGTCACAAACCTTCAATATGGTCAGCAATTTAGAAACTCATTGTGGCACTTTTTTAAAAGAATTTCATGGGTTTTTGTATTAGAAAAAAATGAATGTATCCTCACTGCACTTTGACCTTAGCCACTCATCCATGAGTACTATTGTTCTTGATGCATGCTCAGTAAGTTTTACTTTTAGTTCTCAGGGTCAGAAATGGTTTTCCTCACCTTGGCATACATTAGCCTAAATTAATGGGCCATCATATGACTGTTTTGTGGCTATATCTAAAGCAAAGAGGAAGTTGAATTGAATGGAGAGGAAGAAAGCTACCCTTGAAAATGTGTTCAGACACACGGATATGAAGTCATTGTGCTATGCAAGTGATGCAAGTGTTTGTGTCCTGCAGGGAAAGCACCTCCAAACCTGCCTCCCGGAGTGCCACCTCTGCTGCCCAACCCGTACATCATGGCTCCTGGCTTGCTTCATGCGTACCCGGTGAGACTAAACTCTCTACCTAAAGTGTTCTTAGCTTTTCCAAATTTCTACCAATGAGACTCTATTTAACCTGCAGTGTTTAATTGAATTTATTGAACTTGCTACAATGATTTGGTTTTATTGACATGATCACACTGAAGTCTTCACGTGTTGAAGGCATAGCATTTGTCATCTTCTGGACTTGTTTTCTTTGCTTCTTAGCCCCAGGTTTATGGCTATGATGACCTTCAGATGCTCCAGACCAGGATACCACTGGTACGTATAACCCAGCACTAATAATCTTTGCTTTACCTCAATTGTGCGTGTTTTGGCTGCAGTAGAACTCTTGAAGCTAATTCAGGTGTTCTTATGTAAATAAATACTTGATATTAAAACTCATCCCTTTTCCCTTTAATAGGATTATTACAGCATTCCATTTGCAACTCCGACCACAGCACTAACTGGCAGGGAAGGCAGTTTGACCAGCAATCCTTACTCTGGTAAGATGCTCTTTGCAGGACGTGCTATACCAAAAGAGAAGTTAAAAATTTACTTTATGGTTTGCTAATTCTAGTCAACAAACACAAATTGCACAGGATTTTGACGACTAGCTTGGTATGTCTGCATGATGTCAGCAGTCTGACTGCTCAGCACACCTTTTTGGTGTTTTGTCTGCATTACCTTGGAAGACTCGGGGGTCACTGTGTGCCAGACCCAATGGGTAGACCTTCGGCCTTTCTGCTGATGAGGCCTGGCGAGGTTGTTGCATCCCTCGTTAATCACGTCAATATAACCTCTCTCCAACCTTCCAGCCGGTGACCTGACGAAGTTCGGCCGCGGGGACACATCCTCCCCGGCCCCGGCCACCACGCTGGCTCAGCCCCAGCAGAGCCAGACCCAGACGCACCACACTACCCAGCAGCCCTTCCTCAACCCAGCTCTGCCCCCAGGCTACAGCTACACCAGCCTGCCCTACTACACGGGAGTGCCTGGTCTGCCCAACACCTTCCAGTACGGCCCCGCTGTGTTCCCGGTGAGAACGGCTTCAGCACCTCCATAAGAATGCCTAACCTACTCAAATACGTCAGTTTTTCTTAATTTGGCTTCCGCCAAGTCAAATATCCTTTTAATAACTTGAAACAGAAGATAGATAATGGAAACTTTAATTAGATAAAACCTTTTATCTTAATTTTAAGAAGTTTAGTTTAAGAGCAGTTTCTTTCTGCGCCGCCATTTGAGTGTCATGAGCAGGGGTGAGCGTGTTTTTGGGTAGAGGGCCGAGGGATGTTCCTTGAGAAACAACAATGGAAAAAAAAGCTTGTTTTGGTCATGGCACTTTCAAGTAAGTGACCATCACCACCTTTTGTGACCGTACACACCTCAGGTCGCTCCTACCTCCTCCAAACAACACGGAGTGAACGTCGGGGTCAGTGCTTCAGCCACGCCCTTCCAACAGGCTAGCGGTTATGGGTCCCATGGATACAGCACTGGTAAGActattttctctttttgtttttcttcatttatttatgtatttttatataCCTCTGACACAAGCTCTAAATCCATAGATGTCATTGACCAGTAGTAACTTTTAAACTGGCGCAGTTCTGTCCAGGTAGGCATGATATTTTGCAGGTTCCATGTTTTCCGTGCATAATAAACATGGTCGTGTTAAAAGCAGCCAGATGGTAGTCGTCAGCTCTCCACTACCAAGGCAGAGTCCCTTTGTGCCAAAACCAGGAGTGGAACAGACGCAGTGCATTCTGGGTGGGGAACTACTGCCAGGCCCAGTCAGATTGTGGCTGCTCATACTGCTTCGTGAATGTTGTTGAACTACTCTTGTGTGGTTACCATCGTGTGAGCTGTACTTCTGAATTCTTATTTTAAGCTATGGGAAGCTGCAAAGTTTTGCATGTTCGGATATACGAGATGGGGAAGAGATCAAAAAGGGACCAAATTTCAGTTCTCtgcaatattttttaaaggAGTCGGGGCCAGTCATCTATTAAGCTGCAGCGCCCTCCTTTGGTGAGGCGAAGCAACCCCTTGCTAGCAGTGATCTAGGGCTGGTGAGGTCAGAAGTGGGCTTGGTTTCAGGTGGTGGGCCTGCACACGCTTATCCACATGCTTATCCACACGCGGCCTGCTTTCGCCCAACCACTCACGGTCCCCGTGTTTCAGCAACAGCTGTTTCAGTCTTCTCATCTGTCTTTCCCTACACTGTTTCTGTtagtcttaaaaaaaaaaaaacctcaaaatACAAAAGTTTGCTTCTTACCTTAGCATCACCATTTCCTTCAGTATTCATGAATCCTCATGTGTAGgctaatttttatatatacatacatacactatCCAGTTTGTCACGTTTCTTCTGTTCCTTCCATTTTTCCATTACGTTTAACATTCTTTTATTTCGGAATCTCATTTTTTCTGGGCAGAACTGGTAATAATCTCTCTGCCCTTaacgcgcgcgcgcgtgcacgcacacaccccaaacacttTGCTTGCTGCTTTACAGCCTGTCCTCTTCCACAGCTCCCAACTCCTCCCTTCCCTCCCCCACCCCGTGGCCCTGCCTGGTGTGTGTCTAACGCTGTGGGGCCGTGGCTGTGTGTCTGACCCGTTTGCAGGCTATGAGGATATGGGCCAGGCTCCGGCAGGGAGCGGGGATTTCTGTAAGGCCGGTTACGGCACCGCCGTGGCTGCCGCCGCCGCTGCTTCCGCGCAAAACAAGCCCGCCAGCTCCGTCACTGCGCCCGGAGTCGGTGAGTGGAGCCTCACGCcaaactccctccctccccctccccacccaccctcTCATCTCCGTCACCACAACTGACCTCACCGGGGGAGCTTGATGAAGCCGTGGCCTGCCACCTCGGCGCTGCTGGTGGCCCTGTACTCGGGAGGAAATGCTCGAGGCACCGATGTCTGATTTAAGAACGGTGTCCTCTTCCCTTCGTTACTCCGTTTCATGCGCTGGAAACGTGAGGTTTCTTAGAAACTTGGGTCTTGATTTTAGGATGTTTTCCATATATAAATAGCTGTTTGTTGTCTGTGAGGAAAAATGCTAATGGCTTGAACTGCCCTGTGGTCAGTATTGCagtatttcttttatttttattttttttattcgaCCATGCTCACTTTAGTAACATATTCCAATTGATGATTGTTAATGCCTATGAAAGTTGACATGAATGGAGGACTTGTAGAGACATTTCCTGACTTATCTAAATTTTTGTTGCTGATTGGCCAGGACAAATACCCACTAAATTTCATTTCTCCTTTTCCCCTTTTTGGTCAATTAGTTTAGTGACTGGGTGTAATGAGGTGTTAAAGTTTCCAGCTAAGTTGCCAGGTGAAAGGATACTTTTAGATGAGCTTCTTACTACCATAAATGCTGCAGTGTTGGTATCTGCATTAACGCATCACTGCAGGTGTGTTGCActctaatcttagcatttctgTGGTAATCCTACATCTCTTGTAAACCAGAGGTTTTCTGTTCAAGATGATACTTGTTGTTTATTGGAGTTGTTTTGCTATGTTCCTCAATGAAAGCATCATGTCAGGATCATGTTCATGTCCAATATGTGATGTCATACTTGCAGTGTTTCCATAGTTCTTGTGTAGCAGAACAACAAGCCCAGTGATTTGTTTCATGTTTTAAATGGCTAAATTGCATGTCAACCAGCAATCTTGAGTTTGGTGATTTACTTCAACATTTTGAGGTTTGTATGAAACCATTTTCTCAAGGGGTGGCAGTAAATCCCGTCTCTGTGGTCATTTGGCTTTTAAGAAAAATGAAACTTAAAAAGCTGTAAATCAAGTTACGGACACATTTGGAACATAACTCTTCGTGTGTTAATACTGTCCAGGAAAAGGGCCATAGCCACAGAATTATTACCGTGTTTTACTCATGTTACTGGTGCCCTTTGCCCTCAGCAGAATGCCTTTTGAGGAACACCATTGGCCGCCTTGAAAAGGCAGTGTTGCTGTGTCAAGACACCTAATATAATGTTTCCCTGACAGTTGGCTACCAAAGTGTAGACTGTTCTAGATTAACAACTGGTGTTCCTTTTAACCTCCATTTCTCATTACTCTTCCTATGGAGAAATTTCATGATTCTTTCTGCTGTCATATAGCAGGTTTCATTTTGTATTCTCTCCAGGCTCAGAGTTGGCATTTCATGATCTCCCTTTTGTGACAGTTAGTGTTGTCTGTGTATGAATAACATTTGGCTGTccctgtgtttgtgaatgttggCTTTCCCTCAGGAGTGTCGGTGACCTCCAGCAACACAGGAGTCCCCGATATTTCAGGGTCTGTTTACACAAAGACACAGGTAAGCGTCCTCAAACATGGGCCTTTTTTGTGCTTCTTGCCTATTCCTTCTCTCCCTTAACCCTCAATATGTGCTCATCTTTTTCTGCTGCTGTTTGTTTGACTTGGTTTGTTGCTCTTTGTAGTCATTTGACAAACAGGGTTTCCACACCGGGACACCAGGGGCCTCGTTCAGTCTGCCCTCAGCGTTGGGGAGCGGCGGCCCCATTAACCCTCCGGCGGCGGCAGGCTACGCTCCTGCACCCTTCATGCACATCCTGGCTCCTCACCAGCAGCCACACTCTCAGATGCTGCACCACCACCTGCAGCAGGACGGACAGGTGAGCACCGGCCGTCGCCACACTGTGTCTGGATGGTGAAGGGGAGCGCTGTATGGACCAAGAAGGTGAGGCAGGGAGTCTTTGACCAATCACAGTACCAATGTCAATACAAGAAGCTGCTCTTCTAATGTTACAAAAATAGAATAACCAAAGCACTGTTCTGAGTGCAAATTTGTGTACCATAGTTTGTTTATTGtgataattaaaaaaatcagCCTCAGGTTACCCTTGGGCATATTTATTCATATTGCAGAAGTAAACCATGTTTAAATATTACCTACTGCTTTTGATATTGGTGAGTGTGGGAGAGCCTCCTGTATCTGCAGAAATGGGCCGAGCTGGCTGACCTGTCTCTACCCCCACCCCTTCATATTATCTTTTCCATAAATCATCAAAACAAATCTTCCAACACTAATATATGATGTAATCTTGTTTTTAAGTAAACTGCTTTGCTTAATCAAAGCTTAAAATTTAACCCGTCATTACAACTTTCCCACCTACAAAGCATGGGATAATGGATTTTGTCCTGTAGTTTGCCCAAGGATGTTCCAAAATGGCTGCCCCATAATGTTACAAACATTTACAAGAATTTTTTTTTGATTGATCAATCATCTTAACACTTAATTCAGGCATGATACAAAAGTGAAATGGAACATTTTTCAAAAGAAAATAAGAATTGTTTCTATGAAATCTACGTATTAAAATGTGTGATTTATTGTACTGACCTTCGTGCACTCACTCTCTTTCAGAGTGGCTCTGGGCAGCGCAGTCAGAATGCTTCCATTCAACAGAAGTCCCAGATCAACAAGTCTGCTTACAACAGCTATAACTGGGGAGGCAATTAAGTTGGCCTTTTCCAATCTGGTGTCCAAAAATGCTGAAATTAGGGGACCCTTTCCTAAACAACTCCTACGTGTGCCCTTCCACcgcacaccctctcctccacttgTCCAGTTGCCCTATAGTACCTTCCCATACCTGTGATGGTGCTGTTCTACGAGGTAGCActgtgagggtgatgagggggtggtggtggtggtggggtctTAAAGAGGAAGTGTAACAGGGTTTGGAAGAGTAAGTATGTGATTATAGTAACTTGGGCTTTCAAGAGCCAAGTATCGAGTGTTTGGAGTTTGTATTGTGTTAAATGAAATAGCCCAACCCTTTCATTCTGGCATATGTAACATAGAGCTGTTTtctaaaagtttttttttgttttttatcttTTGGAAAGTGGAAGAGAAAATTAGTGTTTTAAgagtctctttctttctttctttctttctgcccCTTCCATACCTGCATCCTGTTTGGTCTGTTGATTTTCAATCTCAGATCCACCACCTTTGTGGTTCTGTATTGTATTTACTTTCCCTCCCCCTTTCTCCCCCATTTTTACCAAATTTTATTTTTGGGGGAACAAAATATCGCTCTAGATCGGCTAATGCAGTTGTGGAGTTTATTTTTTaccaaatataattatatagATATATGAAAAGATGTGGGCACAAAGATGTTGGATATGTTCTGagtggtttttttgtttgttttttctttgcgCATATATGCAAATCTGTAATTAGGGTGGCCACTCGTATGAATGTTGGACCCATTCAATAAACCCTTCAATCAGCTGTTAAT
This Brachyhypopomus gauderio isolate BG-103 chromosome 6, BGAUD_0.2, whole genome shotgun sequence DNA region includes the following protein-coding sequences:
- the ubap2l gene encoding ubiquitin-associated protein 2-like isoform X4; translated protein: MMTSVGGSRNRGNWEQTQGQTQSQSQHKQRPQATAEQIRLAQMISDHNDADFEEKVKQLIDITGKDQDESMIALHDCNGDVNRAINVLLEGSPDTDSWEMVGKKKGVSGQKESVQLDVGEEGKENRERGAERDIARRRGGAPRRGRGASRGREFRGQENGLDGAKAGAVAGRGTERGRRGRGRGRGGAGRRGGRFSAQGMGQSDKGPRYDLSGDESTFNPADYAEPAQTEESYAGGSTWSNTGNLDQEGGARLEFTGEGTNYPRKFDSAPGAWRTTEEWGTEDWNEDLSETKIFTASSVAAHPMPQENVTITAGQRIDLAVLLGKTPPSSSSETEPAPLEAAQTPSLSQSLVFSNSKQPVPLSQASSSTSYNQHSMVSMLSKGFGEVGDTKGSTSGSTSGSQFLEQFKTAQALAQLAAQHSQSGPPSTVPSSWDTSPATLGQYDMKPPTDAPGHSPFTKRQPYQPASTASSMMDAFLQDKALPPSTASSLPSQTTPSASLAQSVSAPHSKPSGPAPSQQMSPGPADPQASSPLPLQQHKLKQQKKRTSITTKIPALAVEMPASADISGLNLQFGALQFGSEPVLPEYDTAAVVATTTTCNPAQNNLYTSANRSLHFSPLHSCLIWVSLISTFVCNTVGSLHADTGANLLHSLSEQTPTLPNPTQMELYEQRGGQTRRYPPSVSSSPQKDMQPKNGFSSIQTTQSLEAAAGSAVSAKPASDPVVPSTVSNMASLADPQSGPASLLTTSNQTPLASLGHEDPSSSIAPPRHNSLPTQQNNLAPSSVHTSNTSLLHPNVDGDSGLHSSSFPSVSSVPPSSVSSAAPASHSTPVPPPSSTNAASVQSTLGPVSGLTMGLSSAGGVASIVPPAVAAASSSSLASATAAPSSASSRSTAASGKAPPNLPPGVPPLLPNPYIMAPGLLHAYPPQVYGYDDLQMLQTRIPLDYYSIPFATPTTALTGREGSLTSNPYSAGDLTKFGRGDTSSPAPATTLAQPQQSQTQTHHTTQQPFLNPALPPGYSYTSLPYYTGVPGLPNTFQYGPAVFPVAPTSSKQHGVNVGVSASATPFQQASGYGSHGYSTGYEDMGQAPAGSGDFCKAGYGTAVAAAAAASAQNKPASSVTAPGVGFPSGVSVTSSNTGVPDISGSVYTKTQSFDKQGFHTGTPGASFSLPSALGSGGPINPPAAAGYAPAPFMHILAPHQQPHSQMLHHHLQQDGQVSTGRRHTVSGW
- the ubap2l gene encoding ubiquitin-associated protein 2-like isoform X2, with protein sequence MMTSVGGSRNRGNWEQTQGQTQSQSQHKQRPQATAEQIRLAQMISDHNDADFEEKVKQLIDITGKDQDESMIALHDCNGDVNRAINVLLEGSPDTDSWEMVGKKKGVSGQKESVQLDVGEEGKENRERGAERDIARRRGGAPRRGRGASRGREFRGQENGLDGAKAGAVAGRGTERGRRGRGRGRGGAGRRGGRFSAQGMGQSDKGPRYDLSGDESTFNPADYAEPAQTEESYAGGSTWSNTGNLDQEGGARLEFTGEGTNYPRKFDSAPGAWRTTEEWGTEDWNEDLSETKIFTASSVAAHPMPQENVTITAGQRIDLAVLLGKTPPSSSSETEPAPLEAAQTPSLSQSLVFSNSKQPVPLSQASSSTSYNQHSMVSMLSKGFGEVGDTKGSTSGSTSGSQFLEQFKTAQALAQLAAQHSQSGPPSTVPSSWDTSPATLGQYDMKPPTDAPGHSPFTKRQPYQPASTASSMMDAFLQDKALPPSTASSLPSQTTPSASLAQSVSAPHSKPSGPAPSQQMSPGPADPQASSPLPLQQHKLKQQKKRTSITTKIPALAVEMPASADISGLNLQFGALQFGSEPVLPEYDTAAVVATTTTCNPAQNNLYTSANRSLHFSPLHSCLIWVSLISTFVCNTVGSLHADTGANLLHSLSEQTPTLPNPTQMELYEQRGGQTRRYPPSVSSSPQKDMQPKNGFSSIQTTQSLEAAAGSAVSAKPASDPVVPSTVSNMASLADPQSGPASLLTTSNQTPLASLGHEDPSSSIAPPRHNSLPTQQNNLAPSSVHTSNTSLLHPNVDGDSGLHSSSFPSVSSVPPSSVSSAAPASHSTPVPPPSSTNAASVQSTLGPVSGLTMGLSSAGGVASIVPPAVAAASSSSLASATAAPSSASSRSTAASGKAPPNLPPGVPPLLPNPYIMAPGLLHAYPPQVYGYDDLQMLQTRIPLDYYSIPFATPTTALTGREGSLTSNPYSAGDLTKFGRGDTSSPAPATTLAQPQQSQTQTHHTTQQPFLNPALPPGYSYTSLPYYTGVPGLPNTFQYGPAVFPVAPTSSKQHGVNVGVSASATPFQQASGYGSHGYSTGYEDMGQAPAGSGDFCKAGYGTAVAAAAAASAQNKPASSVTAPGVGVSVTSSNTGVPDISGSVYTKTQSFDKQGFHTGTPGASFSLPSALGSGGPINPPAAAGYAPAPFMHILAPHQQPHSQMLHHHLQQDGQSGSGQRSQNASIQQKSQINKSAYNSYNWGGN
- the ubap2l gene encoding ubiquitin-associated protein 2-like isoform X5 translates to MMTSVGGSRNRGNWEQTQGQTQSQSQHKQRPQATAEQIRLAQMISDHNDADFEEKVKQLIDITGKDQDESMIALHDCNGDVNRAINVLLEGSPDTDSWEMVGKKKGVSGQKESVQLDVGEEGKENRERGAERDIARRRGGAPRRGRGASRGREFRGQENGLDGAKAGAVAGRGTERGRRGRGRGRGGAGRRGGRFSAQGMGQSDKGPRYDLSGDESTFNPADYAEPAQTEESYAGGSTWSNTGNLDQEGGARLEFTGEGTNYPRKFDSAPGAWRTTEEWGTEDWNEDLSETKIFTASSVAAHPMPQENVTITAGQRIDLAVLLGKTPPSSSSETEPAPLEAAQTPSLSQSLVFSNSKQPVPLSQASSSTSYNQHSMVSMLSKGFGEVGDTKGSTSGSTSGSQFLEQFKTAQALAQLAAQHSQSGPPSTVPSSWDTSPATLGQYDMKPPTDAPGHSPFTKRQPYQPASTASSMMDAFLQDKALPPSTASSLPSQTTPSASLAQSVSAPHSKPSGPAPSQQMSPGPADPQASSPLPLQQHKLKQQKKRTSITTKIPALAVEMPASADISGLNLQFGALQFGSEPVLPEYDTAAVVATTTTCNPAQNNLYTSANSEQTPTLPNPTQMELYEQRGGQTRRYPPSVSSSPQKDMQPKNGFSSIQTTQSLEAAAGSAVSAKPASDPVVPSTVSNMASLADPQSGPASLLTTSNQTPLASLGHEDPSSSIAPPRHNSLPTQQNNLAPSSVHTSNTSLLHPNVDGDSGLHSSSFPSVSSVPPSSVSSAAPASHSTPVPPPSSTNAASVQSTLGPVSGLTMGLSSAGGVASIVPPAVAAASSSSLASATAAPSSASSRSTAASGKAPPNLPPGVPPLLPNPYIMAPGLLHAYPPQVYGYDDLQMLQTRIPLDYYSIPFATPTTALTGREGSLTSNPYSAGDLTKFGRGDTSSPAPATTLAQPQQSQTQTHHTTQQPFLNPALPPGYSYTSLPYYTGVPGLPNTFQYGPAVFPVAPTSSKQHGVNVGVSASATPFQQASGYGSHGYSTGYEDMGQAPAGSGDFCKAGYGTAVAAAAAASAQNKPASSVTAPGVGFPSGVSVTSSNTGVPDISGSVYTKTQSFDKQGFHTGTPGASFSLPSALGSGGPINPPAAAGYAPAPFMHILAPHQQPHSQMLHHHLQQDGQSGSGQRSQNASIQQKSQINKSAYNSYNWGGN